The nucleotide window AATGGTAGAATTGTAGGGTACAAAGCTACCGGACATTCAGAGTATGCTGAATATGGAGAGGATATAGTTTGTGCAGCACTTTCAATGGCATTACAACTGCCTTTGGGAGGAATACAAGATGTTCTTGATCTGATGCCTAAATTTGAAATTGATTCTGATGGATACTTAATGGTAGATATGAGAGGTATGAATACTTTAGGAAAAGAAAAAGAATTAGATGCTCTTTTAGAAAGCATGGCTTTGATGGTCGAAAATTTATCAAAAGAATATCCTAAAAATGTAAAGCTTGTAGAGAAGGAGGAAAAATAGATGCA belongs to uncultured Fusobacterium sp. and includes:
- a CDS encoding ribosomal-processing cysteine protease Prp produces the protein MTKVTIYRKNGRIVGYKATGHSEYAEYGEDIVCAALSMALQLPLGGIQDVLDLMPKFEIDSDGYLMVDMRGMNTLGKEKELDALLESMALMVENLSKEYPKNVKLVEKEEK